One segment of Candidatus Rokuibacteriota bacterium DNA contains the following:
- a CDS encoding ABC transporter substrate-binding protein produces the protein MSRREAIKAAAALVGAGVAGRVAGAVPLASTPRAAAQPATAGARKALRVGFQVHRTGIGAVYGRWYERTATAAANLINEMGGIAGRPVQLVAEDDGTDPKRGVEVVEKLAVHHKVDFIFGTLFSHVVIASAPRAGELKIPYFAVSEGYHVPSGKLNRYCFQPGITDVRSQVTAVAPWIVNTLGKKVTMIFPDYAFGYDHRDFLGRAVARLRGTIRALLPIPPAETSFTKYFARVPADTEVLYHVMVGPGVLTFVKQLGEHFGARKPNLFGFIDSLEGVDFASPGLEFLDGTYFWEAFPRYAGGYPTPYERFYRERVGVNDAGASVQDPGDVATYSHMFGCWETLFVIKQAVEQSGYRDPTPRDYRALIETLESFQWFNEGIQHPQGPKKFVGQIHQSFGQQFISKVENRRLKVVHRTRIEDSLYQPEADYTRQPL, from the coding sequence ATCTCCAGGCGGGAGGCCATAAAAGCGGCGGCCGCGCTCGTCGGCGCGGGGGTCGCCGGCCGCGTGGCCGGTGCGGTGCCCCTCGCGTCAACGCCGCGGGCGGCGGCGCAACCGGCCACCGCCGGGGCGCGAAAGGCGTTGAGGGTCGGCTTCCAGGTCCACCGCACCGGGATCGGCGCCGTCTACGGCAGATGGTACGAGCGGACAGCGACCGCGGCGGCGAACCTGATCAACGAGATGGGAGGCATCGCCGGGCGGCCCGTTCAGCTCGTGGCCGAGGACGATGGGACGGACCCCAAGCGCGGTGTCGAGGTCGTCGAGAAGCTCGCCGTCCATCACAAGGTGGACTTCATCTTCGGGACGCTCTTCTCGCACGTGGTCATCGCCTCGGCCCCGCGGGCCGGCGAGCTGAAGATTCCCTACTTCGCGGTCAGCGAGGGCTACCACGTGCCGTCGGGCAAGCTGAACCGCTACTGCTTCCAGCCCGGGATCACCGACGTCCGCTCCCAGGTCACCGCCGTCGCGCCCTGGATCGTCAACACGCTCGGCAAGAAGGTCACGATGATCTTCCCGGACTACGCCTTCGGCTACGACCACCGCGACTTCTTGGGCCGGGCCGTCGCGAGGCTCCGCGGCACGATCCGGGCCCTGCTCCCGATCCCGCCGGCCGAGACCTCGTTCACCAAGTACTTCGCGCGCGTTCCCGCGGACACGGAGGTGCTCTACCACGTGATGGTGGGCCCCGGCGTGCTCACGTTCGTCAAGCAGCTGGGCGAGCACTTCGGCGCCCGGAAGCCCAACCTGTTCGGGTTCATCGACTCCCTGGAAGGGGTGGACTTCGCGAGCCCGGGGCTCGAGTTCCTGGACGGGACGTACTTCTGGGAGGCCTTCCCGCGGTACGCCGGCGGCTACCCCACGCCCTACGAGCGGTTCTACCGGGAGCGGGTCGGCGTCAACGACGCCGGAGCGAGCGTCCAAGACCCGGGTGACGTCGCGACCTACTCCCACATGTTCGGGTGCTGGGAGACCCTGTTCGTGATCAAGCAGGCGGTCGAGCAGAGCGGCTACCGGGACCCGACGCCGCGCGATTACCGGGCGCTCATCGAGACGCTGGAAAGCTTCCAGTGGTTCAACGAGGGCATCCAGCACCCGCAGGGGCCGAAGAAGTTCGTCGGCCAGATCCATCAGAGCTTCGGCCAGCAGTTCATCTCGAAGGTGGAGAACCGCCGGCTCAAGGTGGTCCACCGGACCCGGATCGAGGACTCCCTCTATCAGCCTGAGGCGGACTACACGCGGCAGCCGCTCTGA
- a CDS encoding branched-chain amino acid ABC transporter permease, protein MSVGGHLFLALLEGTVAGMVLALTALGLSLVFGVMRIVNVAHGEFFMVGAVVAWYASTVTGHFVVALVAAPLAAAGIAVLADRLVLCRVEYRPESTIVATIGLLYIIQQAVLTLYGPYARPVVPPFDFRVEFPEFGYSGYKLVIAAGAGLLLWGTWLLVSRTTLGLYMRATQQDRDMAQAFGVPVSRIYTVAFALGGALAAVAGALIVPVQQAHYLMGLDALLMSFVAVILGGLGSFKGTVLAAFLIGVSDGIVSVFFSPTLAKIVATLLVALVLALRRGGLFGEAEA, encoded by the coding sequence GTGAGCGTCGGCGGTCATCTCTTTCTCGCGCTCCTCGAAGGGACGGTCGCCGGCATGGTCCTCGCGCTCACGGCGCTCGGCCTCTCCCTGGTCTTCGGCGTGATGCGCATCGTGAATGTGGCCCACGGCGAGTTCTTCATGGTTGGGGCGGTCGTCGCCTGGTACGCGTCAACCGTGACCGGCCACTTCGTCGTCGCCCTGGTGGCAGCCCCGCTCGCCGCTGCCGGCATCGCCGTCCTGGCGGATCGGCTCGTGCTCTGCCGGGTCGAGTACCGGCCGGAGAGTACGATCGTCGCGACCATCGGGCTCCTGTACATCATTCAGCAGGCCGTCCTGACGCTCTACGGCCCGTACGCCCGCCCCGTGGTGCCGCCCTTCGACTTCCGCGTGGAGTTTCCCGAGTTCGGCTACTCGGGGTACAAGCTCGTGATCGCCGCCGGAGCCGGGCTGCTCCTGTGGGGCACGTGGCTCCTGGTCTCCAGGACCACGCTGGGCCTCTACATGCGCGCCACGCAGCAGGATCGCGACATGGCGCAGGCCTTCGGCGTCCCCGTGTCGCGGATCTACACGGTCGCCTTCGCGCTGGGCGGGGCGCTGGCCGCGGTGGCCGGGGCGTTGATCGTTCCGGTCCAGCAGGCCCATTACCTGATGGGGCTGGACGCGCTCCTGATGTCCTTCGTCGCCGTCATCCTCGGGGGACTCGGCAGCTTCAAGGGCACCGTCCTCGCCGCCTTCCTGATCGGGGTGAGCGACGGAATCGTCTCGGTCTTCTTCTCCCCTACGCTCGCCAAGATCGTGGCCACCCTCCTGGTCGCCCTGGTGCTGGCGCTCCGCAGGGGCGGCCTCTTCGGAGAGGCCGAGGCGTGA
- the tcuA gene encoding FAD-dependent tricarballylate dehydrogenase TcuA, translating to MPDYDVIVVGAGNAAMAAALSACEHGAGRVVMLEKAPEDLRGGNTYYSGGLLRFAYERAEDLLPLVPDAERELPGFLAGVEPYPPKRFRDDLQRVTEGRTDPELAEILVGRSYDTVRWMASQGIRMEPAVSLSAVRVGTTLRWSPGAVIRAKHEGVGLSEIWFTLVLERGVEIRYAASAVRLVQDSRGRVSGVVVRDPEGLRELTARAVVLACGGFEANPEWRARYLGRPWDHAKVRGTRYNTGDGLRMALDIGALPHGQWTGCHSTPIDAGAPPYGDRALTDKTNRLSYPFGVLVNVRGQRFVDEGEDFQLYTYARLGAIILTQPGGVAFQVFDAKVSDLLEPRYRTATPVVAATLRGLVDQLPVERAACLETLDAYNAAVEAGGFDPTRRDGLRTKGLELPKSNWAQRLDAPPFRAYPVTGGITFTFGGVRVNARAQVLNTSWVPIPGLYACGEMVGGLFHTNYPGGSGLVSGAVFGRIAGAHAASE from the coding sequence ATGCCGGATTACGACGTGATCGTGGTCGGCGCGGGCAATGCCGCCATGGCGGCCGCGCTGTCGGCATGTGAACACGGCGCCGGCCGTGTGGTCATGCTCGAGAAGGCGCCGGAAGACCTCCGGGGCGGCAACACCTATTACAGCGGCGGGCTCCTCCGGTTCGCCTACGAGCGCGCCGAGGACCTCCTCCCGCTCGTGCCCGACGCGGAGCGCGAGCTTCCGGGCTTTCTCGCCGGCGTCGAGCCCTACCCACCGAAGCGCTTCCGGGACGATCTTCAGCGCGTCACCGAGGGCCGAACGGATCCCGAGCTGGCCGAGATCCTCGTCGGCCGCTCCTACGACACGGTGCGCTGGATGGCAAGCCAGGGGATCCGCATGGAGCCCGCCGTCTCGCTGAGCGCCGTGCGGGTCGGCACGACGCTCAGGTGGTCGCCGGGTGCCGTGATCCGCGCGAAGCACGAGGGCGTGGGCCTCTCGGAGATCTGGTTCACGCTCGTCCTGGAGCGCGGCGTGGAGATCCGCTACGCCGCCAGCGCCGTGCGGCTCGTCCAGGACTCGCGCGGCCGCGTCAGCGGCGTGGTCGTCCGCGATCCCGAGGGGCTCAGGGAGCTCACGGCCAGGGCGGTGGTGCTCGCCTGCGGCGGCTTCGAGGCCAACCCGGAGTGGCGCGCCCGCTACCTCGGCCGCCCGTGGGACCACGCCAAGGTCCGGGGCACCCGCTACAACACCGGCGACGGGCTCCGCATGGCGCTCGACATCGGAGCCCTCCCGCACGGCCAGTGGACGGGCTGCCACTCGACGCCCATCGACGCCGGCGCCCCGCCCTACGGCGATCGCGCCCTGACGGACAAGACGAACCGCCTCTCCTACCCGTTCGGCGTCCTGGTCAACGTCCGCGGCCAGCGCTTCGTCGACGAGGGGGAGGACTTCCAGCTCTACACCTACGCGCGGCTCGGCGCGATCATCCTCACCCAGCCGGGCGGCGTCGCCTTCCAGGTCTTCGACGCCAAGGTCAGCGACCTCCTCGAACCGCGCTACAGGACGGCCACGCCCGTCGTCGCGGCCACGCTCCGCGGGCTGGTGGACCAGCTCCCCGTCGAGCGCGCAGCGTGCCTGGAGACGCTCGACGCCTACAACGCGGCGGTCGAGGCGGGTGGCTTCGATCCGACCAGGCGCGACGGCCTGAGAACCAAGGGGCTCGAGCTCCCCAAGTCGAACTGGGCTCAGCGCCTCGACGCGCCGCCGTTCAGGGCCTACCCCGTCACCGGCGGGATCACCTTCACGTTCGGCGGCGTGCGGGTCAACGCGCGCGCCCAGGTGCTGAACACGAGCTGGGTGCCGATCCCCGGGCTCTACGCGTGCGGTGAGATGGTCGGCGGGCTGTTTCACACCAACTACCCCGGCGGATCAGGGCTCGTCTCGGGCGCCGTGTTCGGACGGATCGCGGGAGCCCACGCCGCCTCCGAGTAG
- a CDS encoding ABC transporter ATP-binding protein, with the protein MLTLERVNCYYGDVHVLKDVSLSVSPGHVLCLLGRNGAGKTTTLRAIMGLVRPRPGSIRLDGRELTGRPPDEIPRLGIAYVPQGRRLFPFFTVEENLRMGLLLAEDGKETLGWVLDLFPVLKERLRQRAGTLSGGEQQLLATARALCAGPRFLLMDEPSEGLMPSLVRTLLDTIRALRARQVGILLVEQRIDVALDVADRVALMADGRVGHEATPQDLASRPDVWLRYLGVKR; encoded by the coding sequence ATGCTGACGCTCGAGCGCGTCAACTGCTACTATGGCGACGTTCACGTGTTGAAGGACGTCTCGCTCAGTGTCTCGCCCGGGCACGTCCTCTGCCTCCTGGGCAGGAACGGCGCGGGCAAGACGACGACGCTCAGAGCGATCATGGGCCTGGTCAGGCCGAGGCCGGGCAGCATCAGGCTCGACGGGCGCGAGCTGACCGGGCGACCGCCCGACGAGATTCCCCGCCTGGGCATCGCCTATGTGCCCCAGGGCCGACGCCTGTTCCCGTTCTTCACGGTCGAGGAGAACCTCAGGATGGGGCTCTTGCTGGCCGAGGACGGCAAGGAGACGCTCGGCTGGGTGCTCGATCTCTTCCCGGTGCTGAAGGAACGCCTGCGCCAGCGCGCGGGCACGCTGAGCGGCGGCGAGCAGCAACTGCTGGCGACGGCCCGAGCTTTGTGCGCGGGCCCGAGGTTTCTGCTCATGGATGAGCCGAGCGAAGGCCTCATGCCGAGTCTCGTCCGCACGCTCCTGGACACCATCCGAGCGCTGAGGGCCCGCCAGGTCGGCATCCTCCTGGTCGAGCAGCGGATCGACGTCGCCCTTGACGTGGCTGACCGCGTGGCGCTGATGGCCGACGGCCGCGTGGGGCACGAGGCCACTCCCCAGGATCTGGCGTCACGGCCCGACGTGTGGCTGAGATATCTGGGGGTCAAGCGGTGA
- a CDS encoding ABC transporter ATP-binding protein, translating to MGLLETRALSKTFDGLQAVRPVDFRLDAGEIRALIGPNGAGKTTLAGMLSGRIRPTSGAVLFKGRDITGLQAWDRVGLGIVCTFQVTSIFKNLTVSDNVALAVQRRLMRSLRDRIALSRTVLAERVEAALADVGLAPARDHQAGSLAYGHQRLLELAMALALEPEALILDEPTQGLAADEITLVCQHIRAMAKAVTVLLIEHNMAVVLDLAGKITVMDRGSIIAEGTPAEIEAHPDVQRAYLRG from the coding sequence ATCGGGCTTCTCGAGACGCGGGCGCTTTCCAAAACCTTCGACGGCCTCCAAGCCGTGAGACCGGTGGACTTCCGCCTCGACGCCGGCGAGATCAGGGCGCTGATCGGGCCGAACGGGGCCGGGAAAACGACCCTCGCCGGCATGCTCAGCGGCCGGATTCGCCCGACCTCGGGAGCCGTCCTGTTCAAAGGGCGGGACATCACCGGGCTCCAGGCGTGGGATCGGGTCGGCCTCGGGATCGTCTGCACATTTCAGGTCACCAGCATCTTCAAGAACCTCACCGTGTCTGACAACGTGGCGCTGGCGGTCCAACGCCGGCTGATGCGGAGCCTCCGCGACAGGATCGCGCTCAGCCGGACCGTGCTGGCCGAGCGGGTCGAGGCGGCTCTGGCCGACGTCGGCCTGGCGCCCGCCCGCGATCACCAAGCCGGCTCCCTCGCTTACGGGCACCAGCGGCTCCTCGAGCTGGCGATGGCGCTCGCCCTCGAGCCCGAAGCGCTCATCCTGGACGAGCCCACCCAGGGCCTGGCGGCTGACGAGATCACGCTGGTCTGCCAGCACATCAGGGCGATGGCGAAGGCGGTGACCGTCCTCCTCATCGAGCACAACATGGCGGTCGTCCTCGACCTGGCGGGGAAGATCACGGTCATGGACCGGGGGAGCATCATCGCCGAGGGGACGCCGGCCGAGATCGAGGCCCATCCCGACGTCCAGCGCGCGTATCTGCGTGGGTGA
- a CDS encoding branched-chain amino acid ABC transporter permease: MLARIMLLAAYAIGYNVLLGYTGLMSLGHALFFAAGMYGTGLSVYYWGFPPAPALAVGIAASVLLAAAVGWIALRTAGVSFLIVTMMFAQAFYLATLYFNTITMGEQGFVLSAQLAPLRLGGRDFAFSDPVVKYNAAFVVFALCLVLTVWLTRSPIGRILVAVRENEGRTRLLGYNTFNYKLLALLISAGISGAAGATYTLVFAYVGSSFASILYSIYPLLWTLLGGAGTTLGPLVGTAAMTYVVDIASELTSSYLLVVGAALVALVVWFPAGAMGHLRSRVWPWLP; the protein is encoded by the coding sequence ATGCTCGCGCGCATCATGCTGCTCGCCGCGTACGCGATCGGCTACAACGTCCTCCTGGGCTACACCGGGCTCATGAGCCTGGGCCACGCCCTGTTCTTCGCCGCGGGGATGTACGGGACCGGGCTGAGCGTGTACTACTGGGGCTTCCCGCCGGCCCCGGCGCTCGCGGTCGGCATCGCGGCCAGCGTCCTCCTCGCCGCCGCCGTCGGCTGGATCGCGCTCCGCACCGCGGGCGTGTCGTTCCTGATCGTGACGATGATGTTCGCCCAGGCCTTCTACCTGGCCACGCTCTACTTCAACACGATCACCATGGGCGAGCAGGGATTCGTCCTCTCGGCGCAGCTCGCGCCCCTCAGGCTGGGAGGCCGGGACTTCGCCTTTTCCGATCCGGTCGTCAAGTACAACGCGGCGTTCGTCGTCTTCGCCCTCTGCCTGGTGCTCACCGTCTGGCTCACACGGTCCCCCATCGGCCGGATCCTCGTCGCGGTCAGGGAGAACGAGGGGCGAACCCGGCTGCTCGGGTACAACACCTTCAACTACAAGCTCCTGGCGCTGCTGATCTCCGCCGGAATTTCCGGAGCCGCGGGGGCGACCTACACGCTCGTGTTCGCCTACGTGGGCTCGTCGTTCGCCTCGATCCTCTACTCGATCTACCCCCTGCTGTGGACGCTCCTCGGTGGGGCCGGAACCACCCTGGGCCCGCTCGTCGGTACCGCTGCGATGACCTACGTGGTGGACATCGCGAGCGAGCTCACGTCGAGCTACCTGCTCGTGGTGGGCGCCGCGCTCGTCGCCCTCGTCGTCTGGTTTCCCGCCGGCGCGATGGGTCACCTCCGGTCCCGGGTCTGGCCGTGGCTTCCGTGA
- a CDS encoding amidase, with the protein MTPDLVFLGAAKLAALIRDKQVSPVELVQLYLERIDALDGRLRAYITVCGDAALDSARQAEAALVRGETLGPLHGVPFAVKDQFDTAGLRTTVGSLILADRVPRESATAVARLEGAGGILLGKLNLTEFALGGTVRFPFGQPRNPWNPDHDPGGSSSGSGIATAAGLCAASLGEDTGGSVRTPAAWCGVVGLRPTWGRVSRHGIFPLAWSMDAAGPITRSVADAALLLQLIAGHDPKDPLTSRRRVPDYRAALRHEARGLRIGLIRELTSGADTDPEVSAAVTEAARALEGLGAVVEEASLPLLPLAGAVFMALADSDGAGLHQAWLRSRPRDYDQGTRRRLLTASLIPATAYHQAARARALIRRQLLEALTRFDLLVCPTAHQAAPPIAAVAAPITSRAQVAGRFFTRRSYVAPASLAAIPALAVPCGFTRSGLPIGLQFFGRRFDEATLLGVGHAYEQATGWSLRRPPL; encoded by the coding sequence GTGACCCCCGACCTCGTCTTCCTCGGCGCCGCGAAGCTCGCCGCCCTGATCCGGGACAAGCAGGTGTCGCCGGTCGAGCTGGTCCAGCTCTACCTCGAGCGGATCGACGCGCTGGACGGGCGGCTGCGCGCCTACATCACCGTCTGCGGTGACGCGGCCCTCGACTCGGCGCGCCAGGCCGAGGCCGCGCTGGTGCGCGGCGAGACCCTCGGCCCGCTCCACGGCGTCCCGTTCGCGGTCAAGGACCAGTTCGACACGGCCGGCCTGCGGACCACCGTCGGCTCGCTCATCCTCGCCGATCGCGTGCCCCGGGAGAGCGCCACCGCGGTCGCGCGTCTCGAGGGCGCGGGAGGCATTCTCCTCGGTAAGCTCAACCTGACCGAGTTCGCGCTGGGCGGCACCGTGCGCTTTCCCTTCGGCCAGCCGCGAAACCCGTGGAACCCCGACCACGACCCCGGCGGGTCGTCATCGGGCTCGGGGATCGCGACGGCAGCGGGGCTCTGCGCCGCCTCGCTCGGCGAGGACACGGGCGGGTCGGTGCGGACGCCCGCGGCGTGGTGCGGTGTCGTCGGGCTTCGCCCGACCTGGGGACGCGTGTCGCGCCACGGGATCTTCCCGCTCGCCTGGTCCATGGACGCCGCGGGCCCCATCACCCGGAGCGTGGCCGACGCCGCGCTCCTCCTCCAGCTGATCGCCGGCCACGACCCGAAGGACCCGTTGACCAGCCGGCGCCGCGTCCCCGACTACCGCGCCGCGCTGAGGCACGAGGCGCGCGGGCTCAGGATTGGCCTCATCCGGGAGCTGACGTCGGGCGCCGACACGGACCCTGAGGTCTCTGCCGCGGTCACCGAAGCGGCGCGAGCTCTCGAAGGGCTCGGTGCCGTTGTGGAAGAGGCCTCGCTCCCGCTCCTCCCGCTGGCGGGCGCGGTGTTCATGGCGCTCGCCGACTCCGACGGCGCGGGCCTCCATCAGGCCTGGCTCCGGAGCCGGCCGCGCGACTACGATCAGGGCACCCGCCGCCGACTGCTGACCGCGAGCCTGATCCCGGCCACGGCGTATCACCAGGCGGCGCGCGCCCGCGCGCTGATCCGCCGCCAGCTCCTCGAGGCGTTGACACGCTTTGACCTCCTGGTCTGCCCCACCGCCCACCAGGCCGCGCCCCCGATCGCCGCGGTCGCGGCCCCGATCACCTCCCGCGCTCAGGTGGCCGGGCGCTTCTTCACGCGCCGCTCCTACGTGGCCCCGGCCAGCCTCGCCGCCATCCCGGCCCTCGCCGTGCCGTGCGGCTTCACGCGCTCCGGGCTGCCGATCGGCCTCCAGTTCTTCGGCCGCCGCTTCGATGAGGCGACACTTCTCGGGGTCGGCCACGCTTACGAACAAGCGACGGGCTGGTCCCTCCGCCGCCCGCCCCTCTGA